The stretch of DNA TGGCTGCCACCCTAGCGATGGTTGTAAAGGTGGCTCCACCTTTGCTGGCGCCAAATTCAAATTCTTGGCAGCCAATGTGGTTGATACCGCGAGCAAAAAAACGATTTTCCCTGCCTATCAAGTCAAAACGTTTGGCGGTGTCAAAGTAGCCTTTATCGGCATGACGCTAAAAAATACCCCAGAAATCGTAACCCCTAGCGGTGTTGCGGGTTTGAGCTTTAAAGATGAAGCCGATACCGTCAATGCCCTCGTACCCGAGCTCAAACAGCAAGGAATTGAGTCGATTGTGGTGCTGGTGCATGAAGGCGGTACGCAGACCGGCGGCTTGAACGAGTGTAAAGGGGTGTCCGGCGCAATTGTTGATATCGTGAAACGCCTTGATCCCGCGGTCGATGCCGTGGTGTCCGGCCACACGCATCAAGCCTACAACTGCCAGATCAATGGCAAGCTGGTGACTAGCGCGAATCAATATGGTCGGGTGATTTCCGAGATTGATCTGACGATTGATCCGAAAACCCGCGACATTGTGAAATCAACCGCCAAAAATATCGTGGTAAGTAACGACGTTGCGAAAGATAGTATTCAAACTGGCATCATCAATAAATACGATGCATTGGTCAAACCGCTGGAAAATCGCATCGTGGGACAAGTAGCCGCCGCTTTGCTCAAGCAAACCAATGGCGCGGGTGAGAGTACTTTGGGGGATGTGATTGCCGATTCTCAATTGGCTGCGACCAAGGCGGCGGATAAAGGCAATGCCACGATCGCGTTTATGAACCCGGGCGGTGTACGCGCTGATTTGCAGCCGGATGCTAGCGGTAATGTCACCTATGGCCAGCTGTTTACTGTGCAGCCATTTGGTAATACCTTGGTGTCGATGACAGTCACTGGCGCTGACTTGATCGAGCTGCTTGAGCAGCAGTTTACGGGCTACAGCAATAATCAGCCGTTTGACCGCATCTTGCTGGTGTCGAATGGTTTTAGTTATAACTACGATCGCGCGAAAGCGGCGGGCTCACGGGTGAATCGCGCATCGGTCAAACTGAATGGCACACCGATTAATCTGGTGCAGAACTACCGGATTACAGTGAATAACTATCTGGCAGCCGGTGGGGATGCGTTTACGGTGCTGACTAAGGGGACGAATATTCTGGGTGGCGGTCAGGATGTCGATGCTTTTGAGGCCTATATCAAAGCGCAAAGCCAATCCGCGCCATTACCTGTTCCAGTGATGAACCGCGTTACTTTATCTGCGCCAATTTAATTAGTCGTACTGCAATAAAAAGCCCCAGTGTTTTACTGGGGCTTTTTATTTAGCGTGCTTAGCGCGCTAAATGCCCGACCATCTCATGCACATCATGCGTCATCACCGCGAGAAATCCCGCGAGGGCTAAATAGGTAAAGCCATAGCCAATCCGATCTTCTAAGCGTGCGGTGTAGTAGTGCTGGTTTTCTGGCGCCGTGGCGTCAAAATGCCACGCCTTTGCCAACTGCGGTAGCGCCAAAAAAGCCACCAAGATCAGCATCGGGCTGGGGCGAAAGTAAAACAGTGCCGCTAAAATCGGCACACCCAGCAGCCAAAGCCGGGGTGACAAAATCGCGGTAACTCGCCCGCCATCAAAGGGTGAAATGGGGATCATATTAAACAGATTGAGCATAAAGCCCGCGTAGGCGAGGGCAAAATACAAATTGCCCCCGCCGTG from Chitinibacter fontanus encodes:
- a CDS encoding bifunctional metallophosphatase/5'-nucleotidase; amino-acid sequence: MQLKQSVVALLALGSLLSACGGGNGGGTTTLTNPSMTTPAPSATPTATSAPVSSAPIEVKMLAINDFHGNLKPGGTVTIPDPNDASKTIKVAAGGSEYMATWIKLLKAKNPNNIVVSAGDLIGASPMLSALFHDEPTIEAMNELGLELNAVGNHEFDDGRDELLRMQNGGCHPSDGCKGGSTFAGAKFKFLAANVVDTASKKTIFPAYQVKTFGGVKVAFIGMTLKNTPEIVTPSGVAGLSFKDEADTVNALVPELKQQGIESIVVLVHEGGTQTGGLNECKGVSGAIVDIVKRLDPAVDAVVSGHTHQAYNCQINGKLVTSANQYGRVISEIDLTIDPKTRDIVKSTAKNIVVSNDVAKDSIQTGIINKYDALVKPLENRIVGQVAAALLKQTNGAGESTLGDVIADSQLAATKAADKGNATIAFMNPGGVRADLQPDASGNVTYGQLFTVQPFGNTLVSMTVTGADLIELLEQQFTGYSNNQPFDRILLVSNGFSYNYDRAKAAGSRVNRASVKLNGTPINLVQNYRITVNNYLAAGGDAFTVLTKGTNILGGGQDVDAFEAYIKAQSQSAPLPVPVMNRVTLSAPI
- a CDS encoding site-2 protease family protein, whose amino-acid sequence is MKLLLLLFTSVKFAKLLTTGGTMLLSVVLYAFVFGWPYAVGFVALLLGHEMGHYLAAQRRGLNVGAPTFIPFVGAWIELKEQPMDVETEAYIALAGPLAGTVAALACYFYARHGGGNLYFALAYAGFMLNLFNMIPISPFDGGRVTAILSPRLWLLGVPILAALFYFRPSPMLILVAFLALPQLAKAWHFDATAPENQHYYTARLEDRIGYGFTYLALAGFLAVMTHDVHEMVGHLAR